Proteins co-encoded in one Vibrio fortis genomic window:
- the fusA gene encoding elongation factor G: MARKTPIERYRNIGIVAHVDAGKTTTSERILFYTGLSHKIGEVHDGAATMDWMEQEQERGITITSAATTTFWRGMEAQFPDHRINIIDTPGHVDFTIEVERSLRVLDGAVVVFCGSSGVEPQSETVWRQADKYQVPRMVFVNKMDRTGADFLRVIDQIKDRLGATPVPIQLNIGAEENFQGVVDLIKMKAINWNEADQGMTFTYEDIPADMQEMAEEYRTELIEAAAEASEELMDKYLEEGELSEEEIKLGLRTRTLNNEIVLATCGSAFKNKGVQAVLDAVVDFLPSPVDVPAIKGIDEDENEAERHADDNEPFSALAFKIATDPFVGTLTFIRVYSGVVESGKTAYNSVKKQRERLGRIVQMHSNKREEVKEVRAGDIAAIIGLKEVTTGETLCDQNHKIVLERMEFPDPVIQIVVEPSSQADQDKMTIALAKLAAEDPSFRVDMDDETGQTLISGMGELHLDIIVDRMKREFSVNCNVGNPQVAYRETIRGTAKAEGKFIREHGGKGQYGHVWLKLEPSEVGEGFVFVDEIANGTVPKEFIASVAKGVEEQMNNGVLAGYPVLDIKATLYDGSYHETDSSEMAFTIAASMAFRTGALEAQPVLLEPMMKVEVTTPEDWMGDVVGDINRRRGIIEGMDEGTAGLKIIRAQVPLSVMFGYSTDLRSATQGRASYSMEFSEYAEVPNNVAKAIIAERG; encoded by the coding sequence GTGGCTCGTAAAACTCCTATTGAGCGCTACCGTAATATCGGTATTGTTGCTCACGTAGATGCAGGTAAAACAACCACAAGTGAACGTATTCTGTTCTATACCGGTCTTTCTCACAAAATCGGCGAAGTTCACGATGGTGCAGCAACCATGGACTGGATGGAGCAAGAGCAAGAACGTGGTATCACAATCACTTCAGCAGCAACCACTACGTTTTGGCGTGGTATGGAAGCTCAATTCCCAGATCACCGTATCAACATCATCGACACTCCTGGACACGTTGACTTCACGATTGAAGTAGAACGTTCTCTTCGTGTACTTGATGGCGCAGTTGTTGTGTTCTGTGGCTCGTCTGGTGTTGAACCTCAATCAGAGACAGTATGGCGTCAAGCCGACAAGTACCAAGTTCCTCGTATGGTTTTCGTTAACAAAATGGACCGTACAGGCGCAGACTTCCTACGTGTAATTGATCAAATCAAGGATCGCTTAGGCGCGACACCTGTTCCAATTCAATTGAACATCGGTGCCGAAGAAAACTTCCAAGGTGTTGTCGATCTTATCAAGATGAAGGCAATTAACTGGAACGAAGCTGACCAAGGCATGACGTTTACGTACGAAGACATTCCTGCAGACATGCAAGAAATGGCGGAAGAATATCGTACAGAACTTATTGAAGCGGCGGCTGAAGCCTCTGAAGAGCTGATGGATAAGTACCTTGAAGAAGGTGAACTATCAGAAGAAGAGATTAAGCTAGGCCTTCGTACTCGTACCCTTAACAATGAAATTGTACTGGCAACTTGTGGTAGTGCATTCAAAAACAAAGGCGTACAAGCTGTTCTTGATGCAGTGGTTGATTTCCTTCCTTCTCCAGTTGATGTACCTGCAATCAAAGGTATCGACGAAGACGAGAATGAAGCAGAGCGTCACGCAGATGACAACGAACCGTTCTCTGCACTTGCATTTAAGATCGCAACCGACCCATTCGTTGGTACTCTAACCTTCATCCGTGTTTACTCTGGTGTGGTTGAAAGTGGTAAAACGGCTTACAACTCAGTGAAGAAACAGCGTGAACGTCTAGGGCGCATTGTACAAATGCACTCAAATAAGCGTGAAGAAGTGAAAGAAGTACGAGCTGGTGACATCGCAGCCATTATTGGTTTGAAAGAAGTGACTACCGGCGAAACGCTATGTGACCAGAACCATAAGATTGTTCTTGAACGCATGGAGTTCCCAGATCCAGTTATCCAGATCGTTGTAGAGCCAAGCTCACAAGCTGATCAAGATAAAATGACAATTGCTCTAGCTAAGCTAGCAGCAGAAGACCCATCGTTCCGCGTCGATATGGACGACGAAACAGGCCAGACTCTGATTTCTGGTATGGGTGAACTACACTTAGATATCATCGTTGACCGTATGAAGCGCGAATTTAGCGTGAACTGCAACGTTGGTAATCCGCAAGTGGCTTACCGTGAAACAATTCGTGGTACAGCGAAAGCGGAAGGTAAATTTATCCGTGAACACGGTGGTAAAGGTCAGTACGGTCACGTGTGGCTGAAACTGGAACCATCAGAAGTTGGCGAAGGCTTTGTCTTCGTGGATGAAATTGCCAATGGTACTGTACCAAAAGAGTTTATCGCTTCAGTGGCCAAAGGCGTTGAAGAGCAGATGAACAATGGTGTGCTTGCTGGCTACCCAGTTCTGGATATCAAAGCTACACTATATGATGGTTCTTACCATGAAACAGATTCAAGTGAGATGGCGTTTACAATCGCTGCCTCTATGGCTTTCAGAACGGGTGCACTAGAAGCGCAACCGGTTCTGCTTGAGCCTATGATGAAAGTTGAAGTAACTACTCCAGAAGACTGGATGGGTGACGTTGTTGGCGATATTAACCGTCGTCGCGGCATCATCGAAGGTATGGACGAGGGGACAGCTGGCCTGAAGATAATTCGTGCACAAGTTCCGTTGTCTGTCATGTTCGGTTATTCAACTGATTTACGTTCTGCGACACAAGGTCGTGCTTCTTACTCTATGGAGTTTAGTGAGTACGCTGAAGTGCCAAACAATGTTGCAAAAGCAATCATTGCAGAGCGTGGTTAA